In the Longimicrobium sp. genome, CGGACGCTCCCTCAGGATGACCCTTTCGTCTTAAGTGGAATGCACAGTCGGTTTCGGAAGATGGTATCACACGGAGGAAACGGAGTTGACGGAGAACGGCGGGGTTCCCCTGCTGACTCCGTCAACTCCGTGCGAGGCTTCTCGTCGGAGGATCGCAATCCAGCGCCATCCCTGGAAAACGGGATCAGAAGCTCAGCTCCGGCTCGTGGTGGCACGAATAGCACACCATCGGGTGCGGGACGCTGATGCGCGCGCCGGGCTTCAGCCGAATCGACGTGCCGCAGCGCGGGCAGCCGCCCTGGAACGAGCGGACCAGGTACTGGCCCCGCCAGCTGCGGTAGACGGTGAACGCCCCCACCAGCACCGGGATCGAGGTGAGGAACGGGTCGAAGATGGTCACGAAGAACATGGTGACCGCCGCGGCGGCCCACGCGCCCGCCAGCGCGGCGGTGCGCACGGCGCGCGACCAGAACGGGACGGGGACCACTTCCGCCTTCCCTTCGGCGTCGCGGTGCCCCGGAAGGACGATCCGCGCCACCACCGGCACGGCCTGATCGGCGTCTCGCATCGCTAGAGGCTCCCTGACGAGGACTCCCCGGATCTCCTGCTCGGCCTGAAGGACTGCGCCGCGCGGCCTCCCCGGGCCCGCGGGAATACAACGGGGCGGCGGGAGGACGCCTCGTAGGGGGCTGCGCGATTCGCGTGTGGGGGATTTCCTGATCTTCTGTCGGGGACGGCCGATCAACCGTCACCGGCTCGTCCGGACAGGCGAAAAGCCCCGGGCGCTCGCCGCGGGGCCTGGAGTCCGCCTGGTCGTGGAGGGAGGGTTATGCGTCGGCGCCCGCGCGGGCGCGGCGGCCGCCGGAGGGGGCGCGCGGGGCCTCGGGGGGCTGGAGCTGGTCGAGCAGGAGCCGGCGCAGGAAGCCGGTGAGCTCGGCCAGGGGGATGGTGGCGCGCAGCTTCACGTGCTGGAACACCATGCCGTCGCGCGCGGCCAGGATCAGCCCGGCCACGTGGTCGGGGTCCACCTCGCGGCGGAAGGCGCCCTCCTCCTGCCCCCGGCGCACCAGGGCCGCGATGGCGCTCAGGAACGCCGCGAAGCGGTGCTCGATGGAGGCGCGCACCGCGGGGACGTCGCCCGCCGAGGTCCACAGGTCGATGAACCCCCGCTGGGTGGCGGCCATCTTGGGGTCGAGCCCGGCCATCATGAAGCTCTCCATGAACGCCGTGAGCTGGTCGGCGGGGCTCATCCCCTCGCGCGGCTCCAGCAGCTCGAGCTGCTGCCCCACGTAGCGCTCGACCACCGCGGCCAGGATCGCCTCCTTGTTCTCGAAGTACGGGTACAGCCCGCCCTTGGTGAGCCCGACCGCCTCGGCGATGGTGCGCATGCTGGTGCCCG is a window encoding:
- a CDS encoding TetR/AcrR family transcriptional regulator encodes the protein MPKIPQKLKENRREAILQAAVDCLAKHGLAGTSMRTIAEAVGLTKGGLYPYFENKEAILAAVVERYVGQQLELLEPREGMSPADQLTAFMESFMMAGLDPKMAATQRGFIDLWTSAGDVPAVRASIEHRFAAFLSAIAALVRRGQEEGAFRREVDPDHVAGLILAARDGMVFQHVKLRATIPLAELTGFLRRLLLDQLQPPEAPRAPSGGRRARAGADA